The following are encoded in a window of Deltaproteobacteria bacterium genomic DNA:
- a CDS encoding formyltransferase — protein MRAVVFGYHNLGHDCLEVLIESGVDVAALITHEDDPKEEIYFRTPFSLARGHDIPVRTPTASELSTPWFVNWIRSLSPEILFSFYYRHMIPEALLAIPTRGAMNMHGSLLPKYRGRCPVNWVIINGEEETGVTLHYMVGAPDAGDIVGQERVAIADDDTAGTLMEKINGAGVALFRRLLPAILEGTAPRIPQDESRASYFSGRRPGDGRIDWKQPAAKIHNLVRAVTHPYPGAFTESGGKKLFVWESRVEEGGTGEPGEILSTTPLTVAAGSGALALLEVQREGEEEMEGTIFAKRHGLKEGNRL, from the coding sequence ATGCGGGCCGTCGTCTTCGGATACCACAATCTCGGTCATGACTGCCTCGAGGTCCTGATCGAATCAGGCGTCGACGTGGCCGCGCTGATCACCCACGAGGACGACCCTAAGGAGGAGATCTATTTCCGGACCCCCTTCAGCCTGGCCCGCGGGCATGACATCCCCGTCCGGACACCGACGGCATCGGAGCTTTCCACCCCGTGGTTCGTCAACTGGATCCGGAGTCTTTCGCCGGAGATCCTCTTTTCCTTCTACTACCGCCACATGATCCCGGAGGCGCTCCTTGCAATCCCGACGCGGGGGGCGATGAACATGCACGGATCGCTCCTGCCGAAGTACCGCGGGCGCTGCCCCGTAAACTGGGTGATCATAAACGGCGAGGAGGAGACGGGGGTAACCCTCCATTACATGGTCGGGGCTCCCGACGCAGGAGACATCGTGGGACAGGAGAGGGTCGCCATTGCCGACGACGACACCGCCGGGACCCTCATGGAGAAGATCAACGGGGCGGGCGTGGCCCTATTCCGCAGGCTCCTCCCCGCGATCCTGGAAGGCACCGCTCCCCGGATCCCCCAGGACGAAAGCCGGGCAAGCTACTTCAGCGGACGGCGGCCCGGGGACGGCCGGATCGACTGGAAGCAGCCTGCAGCAAAGATCCACAACCTCGTCCGGGCTGTAACGCACCCTTACCCGGGCGCCTTCACCGAATCGGGCGGAAAGAAACTCTTTGTCTGGGAGAGCCGGGTGGAAGAAGGGGGAACCGGCGAACCGGGGGAGATCCTCTCCACCACGCCCCTGACCGTGGCCGCGGGATCGGGCGCCCTGGCACTCCTCGAAGTCCAGCGGGAAGGGGAAGAGGAGATGGAGGGGACGATCTTTGCAAAACGCCACGGCCTGAAAGAGGGGAATCGATTGTGA
- a CDS encoding glycosyltransferase family 2 protein, protein MNAVELSIVIPVYNEEENVPILVAELEETLDTLGRGYEIIFVDDGSRDKSLERLVEAREKNPAIRILSFEENAGQTAAMDAGFRAARGEIIVTLDADLQNSPRDIPLLLAKIPEYDIVCGWRAERNDPWIRKISSWIANTVRNALSDEEIHDTGCSLKAYKRACFEKIKLYHGMHRFLPTLFKMEGYRAVEVKVGHYPRKYGLSKYNIRNRLFRSFMDLLAVRWMKKRQIHYQVRKDISDL, encoded by the coding sequence ATGAACGCAGTGGAACTCTCCATCGTCATCCCCGTCTACAACGAGGAAGAGAACGTCCCGATCCTCGTCGCCGAACTGGAAGAAACCCTGGATACCCTGGGACGGGGCTACGAGATCATATTTGTCGACGACGGAAGCCGTGACAAAAGCCTGGAGCGGCTCGTCGAGGCCCGGGAGAAGAACCCCGCCATCCGGATATTGAGCTTCGAAGAGAACGCCGGGCAGACGGCCGCCATGGATGCCGGATTCCGGGCCGCACGGGGGGAGATCATCGTCACCCTCGATGCCGACCTGCAGAACAGCCCCCGCGATATTCCTCTCCTCTTGGCGAAGATACCCGAATACGATATCGTCTGCGGATGGAGGGCGGAACGTAATGATCCCTGGATCCGGAAGATCTCCTCATGGATCGCCAACACCGTGCGAAACGCCTTAAGCGACGAGGAGATCCACGATACCGGCTGCTCCCTGAAGGCCTACAAACGGGCCTGTTTCGAGAAGATCAAGCTCTACCACGGCATGCACCGCTTCCTCCCCACCCTCTTCAAGATGGAAGGGTACCGGGCCGTGGAAGTGAAGGTCGGTCATTACCCGCGCAAATACGGCCTCTCCAAGTACAACATCAGAAACCGCCTTTTCCGGTCCTTCATGGATCTGCTCGCCGTCCGGTGGATGAAGAAACGACAGATCCATTATCAAGTGAGGAAGGACATCTCCGATCTTTAA
- a CDS encoding phospholipid carrier-dependent glycosyltransferase: MMSEKIRARRGEGLLLLLLVAAAAFLYLHGLGARSLWGSEGRWAEIAREMKARSDYRVPRINGTPYRDKPLLSYYMITALTPFTGGKVTETTARLPSALAALTAVFLLYLLGRRLYDPAAALLSSSVLATSFYLVYWGRAASADVITMTGVLLSLLFFVYYENGGRPLWIYLFFLSMAANSLTKGLLGFALPLAVVVPYLILRKEGHTVRNRHLLPALLIAVALYLLPFLIEPATNRSLYLVFRENILRFFAPFDHKEPVYYYLYEIFLIFAPWAFFLPGALLHFCRREKNKSDLLVLLYFSALFLFFTLSGSRRSYYLLPLFPAAALLTGKMWSDRIAQREEKGSLYAELILPGGFLALIFATAAVLLFSPPAFLRPYAVFPLHLHAAAALLAAAGLTTGTVLSLRHRNRAAVILFLLVIASTEIYYNGVLVPEMEGYRGLRPFCRAVNSLEIPRERLAVLHQWRQGNLYFYLKEIPILRIEEPAKAGGFLADPANRLIVEGKDLREIGGRKDLQVLLSEASPPFKKNDRKRFFLVAGRKGTSLK, encoded by the coding sequence ATGATGTCCGAAAAGATCCGCGCCCGCCGAGGCGAAGGCCTTCTCCTCCTTCTCCTTGTTGCGGCCGCGGCCTTTCTCTATCTTCACGGCCTCGGCGCCCGGTCCCTCTGGGGCTCCGAGGGACGGTGGGCGGAGATCGCCCGCGAGATGAAAGCACGTTCCGACTACCGGGTCCCGCGGATCAACGGGACCCCTTACCGGGACAAGCCGCTGCTGAGCTATTACATGATCACCGCCCTTACCCCCTTTACGGGAGGGAAGGTGACGGAGACAACGGCACGGCTTCCCTCGGCGCTGGCGGCGCTAACGGCGGTATTTCTCCTTTACCTCCTGGGAAGGCGGCTCTACGATCCGGCGGCGGCCCTTCTCTCCTCCTCCGTCCTGGCCACCTCCTTCTACCTGGTCTACTGGGGCCGGGCGGCCTCGGCCGATGTGATCACCATGACGGGGGTGCTACTCTCTCTCCTTTTTTTCGTCTATTACGAAAATGGGGGACGGCCCCTCTGGATCTACCTCTTCTTTCTCTCGATGGCGGCCAACTCTCTGACCAAGGGCCTTCTCGGCTTCGCCCTTCCCCTCGCCGTGGTCGTCCCCTACCTGATCCTCAGGAAAGAGGGGCACACCGTCCGGAACCGCCACCTCCTGCCGGCCTTACTGATCGCGGTCGCCCTCTACCTTCTTCCTTTCCTGATCGAGCCGGCGACGAACCGGTCGCTCTACCTCGTCTTCCGGGAGAACATCCTCCGTTTCTTCGCTCCCTTCGATCACAAGGAGCCGGTCTATTATTATCTCTACGAGATCTTTCTCATATTCGCCCCCTGGGCCTTCTTCCTGCCGGGGGCGCTCCTCCATTTTTGCCGCAGGGAGAAGAATAAATCGGACCTGCTGGTCCTGCTCTACTTCAGCGCCCTCTTCCTCTTCTTCACCCTCTCCGGATCACGGCGGAGCTATTACCTCCTTCCCCTCTTCCCGGCTGCGGCCCTTCTCACCGGGAAGATGTGGTCCGACCGGATCGCACAACGGGAAGAGAAGGGATCGCTCTACGCCGAACTCATCCTGCCGGGAGGGTTCCTGGCGCTGATCTTCGCCACCGCCGCGGTCCTGCTCTTTTCCCCCCCCGCCTTTCTTCGTCCCTACGCGGTCTTTCCGCTCCATCTCCACGCGGCGGCTGCGCTCCTTGCCGCGGCGGGGCTGACAACAGGAACGGTGCTTTCCCTCCGGCACAGGAACCGGGCGGCAGTCATCCTCTTTCTCCTTGTCATTGCCTCAACGGAGATCTATTATAATGGAGTCCTGGTCCCGGAGATGGAAGGATACAGGGGACTGCGCCCCTTCTGCCGGGCCGTGAATTCCCTGGAGATCCCCCGTGAACGGCTGGCCGTTCTCCACCAGTGGCGGCAGGGAAATCTTTATTTTTACCTGAAGGAAATTCCCATTCTCCGGATCGAGGAACCGGCCAAGGCCGGGGGATTCCTCGCGGACCCGGCAAACAGGCTTATCGTGGAAGGAAAGGATCTCAGGGAGATCGGCGGACGGAAGGACCTTCAGGTCCTCCTTTCGGAGGCCTCTCCCCCGTTCAAGAAGAACGACCGGAAACGGTTCTTTCTCGTTGCCGGCAGGAAAGGAACCTCCTTGAAATGA
- a CDS encoding glycosyltransferase family 39 protein yields MAHSNSTRLLLLLGILFLLFSAGTLMRDLTWPDELRYAEVAREMRESGNWFLPTLNYKIYPDKPPVFFWLLALSQKGLGETTTAALLPSICSGLLLLYVTFLLGRELYDEDTGLLSAWICSTFLLFLLVAQVVRMDLLFTLLITTALYWIFGHLKEERKDRRRPYAGYLLIGLALVTKGPVGLIVPVLAFLPLLMQGRRELIRRLAPGRGILLILLIPLLWLVPAALSGGKEYLTEILFHQSAGRLVHSFAHAKPFYYYFMIFPVLFLPWSPFLLLYGIPGVRDALASHRQSRIFLLSWIAGTLLFFSLVSGKIAIYLLPIMPGLSILIGRACTTVLYNATERGKSFLFPVVLILTAFFCIGGAVALLIISGKGEVSFPLSLRLGVSLIPAAGGVLLVLFAFRNRPVYGIVTVGLTSILLSGALTCLILPRINPDLSLKPMAEAIQFLEGEHPRVAGYKIDLRYLAYYLHTPYRKLNTPPEINKFLRGDRGLLIADLRDIDLVRRSAAVPLQEVGRFRSRTLTYLLLKTKQGGGEP; encoded by the coding sequence ATGGCACACAGTAATTCAACAAGACTCCTCCTCCTGCTCGGTATTCTTTTTCTCCTCTTCTCGGCCGGCACCCTGATGCGGGACCTGACCTGGCCGGACGAGCTTCGTTATGCAGAAGTCGCCCGGGAGATGCGGGAGAGCGGAAACTGGTTCCTGCCGACACTGAATTACAAGATCTATCCGGACAAACCGCCCGTTTTCTTCTGGCTCCTTGCCCTCTCCCAAAAGGGTTTGGGGGAAACGACCACCGCCGCCCTCCTTCCTTCCATCTGTTCCGGGCTGCTCCTCCTCTATGTTACCTTTCTTCTGGGGAGGGAACTCTATGATGAAGATACCGGGCTCCTTTCCGCCTGGATCTGCTCCACCTTTCTTCTCTTTCTTCTCGTCGCCCAGGTCGTGCGGATGGACCTCCTCTTTACCCTCCTTATTACGACGGCACTCTATTGGATATTCGGCCATTTGAAAGAGGAGCGGAAAGATAGAAGAAGACCCTACGCAGGCTACCTTCTCATCGGCCTGGCTCTGGTCACCAAGGGACCGGTGGGGCTGATCGTCCCGGTACTGGCCTTTCTCCCCCTTTTGATGCAAGGGAGACGGGAACTGATTCGCCGTCTTGCACCGGGTCGGGGGATCCTGCTCATCCTCCTGATCCCCCTCCTCTGGCTGGTTCCTGCCGCGCTCTCCGGCGGAAAGGAATATCTGACGGAGATCCTCTTCCACCAGAGCGCCGGCCGGCTGGTCCACTCCTTTGCCCATGCAAAACCCTTTTACTATTATTTCATGATTTTTCCCGTCCTCTTTCTCCCCTGGTCTCCCTTCCTGCTCCTCTACGGGATCCCCGGCGTCCGAGACGCCCTTGCATCCCATCGCCAAAGTCGAATTTTTCTCCTCTCCTGGATCGCAGGAACACTCCTTTTCTTTTCCCTCGTGAGTGGAAAAATCGCAATCTATCTCCTGCCGATCATGCCGGGGCTTTCCATCCTGATCGGCCGGGCCTGTACCACCGTGCTGTACAATGCGACGGAAAGGGGAAAAAGTTTCCTCTTCCCGGTCGTCCTGATCCTGACGGCGTTTTTCTGTATCGGGGGCGCCGTCGCCCTGCTGATAATCAGCGGAAAGGGAGAGGTTTCCTTTCCCCTTTCTCTGCGCCTGGGCGTAAGCCTGATCCCGGCGGCAGGAGGGGTTCTCCTCGTTCTTTTCGCATTCAGAAACCGACCGGTCTACGGCATTGTCACGGTGGGTTTGACCTCCATCCTGCTGTCGGGAGCACTGACCTGCCTCATCCTCCCGAGGATCAACCCCGATCTCAGCCTGAAACCGATGGCCGAGGCGATCCAGTTCCTTGAGGGAGAACACCCCCGTGTCGCCGGTTATAAAATCGATCTTCGTTACCTGGCCTATTATCTCCATACCCCTTACCGCAAGTTGAATACTCCTCCGGAGATCAACAAATTTCTCCGGGGAGATCGGGGCCTCCTGATCGCCGACCTGCGGGATATCGACCTCGTCCGGCGATCGGCCGCGGTTCCCCTGCAAGAGGTGGGCCGTTTTCGGTCCAGGACACTCACTTACCTCCTGCTCAAGACAAAACAGGGAGGGGGGGAACCATGA
- a CDS encoding 4-deoxy-4-formamido-L-arabinose-phosphoundecaprenol deformylase: MPPNGGIAFKVDIDTYKGLKEGVPVLLDLFRESGIRATFFVSLGPDHSGRAIFQIFRKGFLRKMIRTKAASMYGYRTLLYGTLLPGPKMAAALPEKIRAIESAGHEIGIHCWDHRKWQDRLHRMDSEAVASEFGKARSAFRKVLGREAECCAAPGWITSPGSLAVQDEAGLAYCSDMRGEGPFLPVLEGRTFATLQIPTTLPTMDEILGSEAGTDDEIARYYLSRLVREGLHVMTIHAETEGQGKREVFRAILQGIRERRTLPLGEIARTCMEQEETIPRCRVIYEEIPGRAGRLSLQGERIA; encoded by the coding sequence ATGCCACCGAACGGAGGGATCGCCTTCAAGGTCGATATCGATACCTACAAGGGGCTGAAGGAAGGGGTCCCCGTGCTTCTCGATCTCTTCCGGGAGTCCGGGATCCGCGCGACCTTCTTTGTCTCCCTCGGGCCGGACCACTCCGGCCGGGCGATCTTCCAGATCTTCCGGAAAGGTTTCTTGCGGAAGATGATACGGACAAAGGCCGCCTCCATGTACGGCTACAGGACCCTACTCTACGGGACCCTGCTGCCGGGCCCGAAGATGGCGGCCGCCCTGCCGGAGAAGATCCGCGCGATCGAATCGGCCGGCCATGAAATCGGGATCCACTGCTGGGACCACAGGAAATGGCAGGACCGGCTGCACAGGATGGACAGCGAGGCGGTGGCCTCGGAATTTGGGAAGGCGCGGTCCGCCTTCCGGAAGGTCCTGGGAAGGGAGGCGGAGTGCTGCGCCGCGCCCGGCTGGATCACAAGTCCCGGCAGTCTCGCGGTGCAGGACGAAGCGGGGCTTGCCTATTGCAGTGATATGCGGGGAGAGGGCCCCTTCCTGCCCGTGCTGGAGGGAAGAACCTTCGCCACACTCCAGATCCCGACGACCCTTCCGACGATGGACGAGATCCTCGGATCGGAAGCAGGAACGGACGACGAGATCGCACGCTACTATCTCAGCCGCCTGGTGCGGGAAGGGCTTCACGTCATGACGATACATGCCGAAACGGAAGGGCAGGGAAAACGGGAGGTCTTCCGTGCCATCCTGCAGGGAATCCGGGAGAGGCGCACTCTGCCCTTGGGCGAGATCGCCCGGACCTGCATGGAGCAGGAAGAGACCATCCCCCGGTGCCGTGTCATCTACGAAGAGATCCCCGGACGGGCGGGCAGGCTCTCCCTGCAGGGGGAAAGGATTGCCTGA
- a CDS encoding lysophospholipid acyltransferase family protein encodes MKKNGRGVPVFMLSLIGVGGLSILSSLPFSLLTRVGRFLGGLYYHLDGRRKRIALENLRLAFGNEKTEGELQSILKTAYCRTGSSLLEFAGLPKLTRKQLSGRVRFEGLEHLEAARKSGRGVILLAAHFGNWELTAQSLALAGFPGYAVGRRANVLLLHNYIVHCRESHGNRILVRDQAVRKIFTILREGKILGILCDQRGSTSRGLMINFFGHPAPTDPHIARIILKAKPVVLMVFGIRNPDESHRVIVSKPLTFSLRGDPGKDALHITRRYMQALEEMIRKHPEQWLWMHRRWMRRSDGNGR; translated from the coding sequence ATGAAAAAGAACGGAAGGGGGGTTCCGGTCTTTATGCTCTCCCTGATCGGCGTGGGGGGACTCTCGATTCTCTCCTCTCTCCCTTTTTCTCTGTTAACCCGGGTCGGCCGCTTTCTCGGCGGGCTCTATTATCATCTGGACGGACGACGGAAACGGATCGCCCTGGAGAATCTCCGCCTTGCCTTCGGCAATGAAAAAACGGAAGGGGAGTTACAATCCATCCTCAAAACCGCCTATTGCCGGACCGGAAGTTCCCTCCTCGAATTCGCCGGCCTGCCGAAATTAACGAGAAAACAGCTTTCGGGGCGGGTCCGTTTCGAAGGCCTGGAACACCTCGAAGCCGCCAGGAAAAGCGGCCGGGGAGTCATCCTCCTGGCCGCGCACTTCGGCAACTGGGAGTTGACCGCACAGAGCCTGGCCCTGGCGGGGTTCCCCGGCTATGCCGTCGGGCGGCGGGCGAATGTCTTGCTGCTCCATAACTATATCGTCCATTGCAGGGAATCCCACGGGAACCGCATCCTCGTCCGGGACCAGGCCGTACGCAAGATCTTCACGATCCTGCGGGAAGGAAAGATCCTTGGAATTCTCTGTGATCAGCGGGGGAGCACGAGCCGGGGCCTGATGATCAATTTCTTCGGCCATCCGGCACCGACGGACCCGCACATCGCCCGGATTATTCTCAAGGCAAAGCCTGTCGTGTTGATGGTCTTCGGCATCCGGAATCCCGACGAGAGTCATCGGGTGATCGTCAGCAAACCTCTGACCTTTTCACTACGGGGGGACCCCGGGAAGGACGCACTGCATATCACCCGCCGATACATGCAGGCACTGGAAGAGATGATCCGTAAACATCCGGAACAGTGGCTCTGGATGCATCGGCGCTGGATGCGCAGATCGGACGGCAATGGACGCTAA
- a CDS encoding aminotransferase class I/II-fold pyridoxal phosphate-dependent enzyme, translated as MTAQDESNRPDRLTFLPFSLPSIGEEEIAEVVDSLRSGWITTGPKTERFEKEFADYVGAKYAVGLSSATAGLHLSLKALGVGPGDEVITTPMTFAATVNMIVANGATPVFADIDPQTLQIDPVEVEKKVTEKTKAIVPVHFAGQPVDLDAIHTIAKIHHLTVLEDAAHAVGTEYKGKRIGALSELSVFSFHPIKNITTGEGGMVTTNDEALAERVRLLKFHGISKDAWKRYDEKGTPHYDVLDVGFKYNMMDLQAALGIHQLKKADAFNARRSEMAARYNEAFAALEGIDLPGEVAWPHRHAWHLYVIFVRPDRLGLDRDGFMAALKEAKIGTGIHFIAVHLHRYYREHFAFRRGDLPHAESISDRILSLPLFPGMTGRDQEDVIRAVRKICQEHRRGS; from the coding sequence ATGACAGCACAGGATGAATCGAACCGGCCGGACCGTCTCACATTCCTCCCCTTCTCCCTCCCCTCGATCGGGGAGGAGGAGATCGCCGAGGTGGTCGATTCCCTCCGCTCGGGCTGGATCACGACCGGTCCCAAGACGGAGCGGTTCGAAAAGGAATTCGCCGACTACGTCGGCGCCAAATACGCCGTGGGACTCTCGTCGGCCACAGCAGGGCTCCATCTCTCCCTGAAGGCCCTCGGTGTCGGTCCGGGAGACGAGGTGATCACCACCCCCATGACCTTCGCCGCGACCGTGAACATGATCGTCGCCAACGGAGCGACGCCGGTCTTCGCCGACATCGACCCTCAAACCCTGCAGATCGACCCCGTAGAGGTGGAAAAGAAGGTCACGGAGAAGACGAAGGCAATCGTCCCGGTTCACTTCGCCGGTCAGCCGGTCGATCTCGATGCCATCCATACCATTGCCAAGATCCACCATCTGACCGTCCTGGAGGACGCCGCCCATGCCGTAGGGACCGAATATAAAGGAAAGCGGATCGGGGCCTTAAGTGAACTCTCCGTATTTTCCTTCCACCCGATCAAGAACATCACCACCGGCGAGGGGGGGATGGTCACGACGAACGACGAGGCCCTGGCGGAACGGGTCCGTCTCCTCAAGTTCCACGGGATCTCCAAAGACGCCTGGAAACGGTACGACGAGAAAGGAACCCCCCACTACGACGTCCTCGATGTCGGCTTCAAGTACAACATGATGGATCTCCAGGCGGCCCTCGGCATCCACCAGCTGAAAAAGGCCGATGCCTTCAACGCCCGGCGGAGCGAGATGGCCGCCCGCTACAACGAGGCCTTCGCCGCTCTCGAGGGGATCGACCTGCCCGGAGAGGTCGCCTGGCCCCACAGGCACGCCTGGCACCTCTACGTGATCTTCGTCCGCCCCGACCGGCTGGGCCTCGACCGGGACGGGTTCATGGCCGCCCTGAAGGAGGCGAAGATCGGAACGGGGATCCACTTCATCGCCGTCCACCTACACCGATATTACCGGGAGCACTTTGCCTTCCGCCGTGGGGACCTTCCCCATGCCGAATCTATCTCCGACCGGATCCTGTCGCTTCCCCTCTTTCCGGGGATGACCGGCCGGGACCAGGAGGACGTCATTCGTGCGGTCCGGAAAATCTGTCAAGAGCATAGGAGAGGTTCATGA
- a CDS encoding glycosyltransferase yields the protein MSPTPYISVVVPVYNEEATLDKLFARLYPVLAGMNKPFEIIFVDDGSRDRSLAILREFYDRHPGEIVIIEFNGNFGQHMAIISAFERCRGEIIITIDADLQNPPEEIPRLVETMEQGYDAVGGYRRERKDTLFRRGSSWAVNKITSRITGIELKDYGCMLRAYHRSIIDSINRCQENTTFIPALAHSFASNPTEIEVGHEERTAGDSKYTLYKLLRLNFDLMTGFSVVPLQIFTVLGFLIAFFSFAFGIFLAFRRLIIGPEAQGLFTLFDILFFMVGILMFGVGILGEYVGRIYQEVRERPRFVIRKTYGLEE from the coding sequence ATGAGCCCAACCCCCTACATCTCCGTCGTGGTCCCCGTCTATAACGAAGAGGCGACTCTCGATAAACTCTTCGCCCGGCTCTATCCGGTCCTTGCCGGAATGAACAAACCCTTCGAGATCATCTTCGTCGACGACGGGAGCCGGGACCGTTCCCTTGCTATCCTCCGGGAGTTCTATGACCGGCATCCCGGGGAGATCGTCATCATAGAATTCAACGGCAACTTCGGCCAGCACATGGCGATCATCTCGGCCTTCGAACGGTGCCGCGGGGAGATCATCATCACCATCGACGCCGACCTCCAGAACCCCCCCGAGGAGATCCCCCGCCTTGTGGAGACCATGGAGCAGGGCTACGACGCCGTCGGGGGATACCGCAGGGAACGCAAGGACACCCTCTTCCGGCGCGGCTCTTCCTGGGCCGTCAACAAGATCACAAGCCGGATCACCGGGATCGAGCTGAAGGATTACGGCTGCATGCTGCGGGCCTATCACCGCAGCATCATCGACAGCATTAACCGGTGCCAGGAGAACACGACCTTCATCCCGGCGCTCGCCCACTCCTTCGCAAGCAACCCAACAGAGATCGAGGTCGGCCACGAGGAACGGACGGCGGGGGATTCGAAGTACACCCTGTACAAGCTGCTCCGCCTCAACTTCGACCTCATGACCGGATTTTCCGTTGTACCGCTCCAGATCTTCACGGTTCTCGGTTTCCTGATCGCCTTCTTCAGCTTCGCATTCGGAATCTTCCTCGCCTTCCGCCGGCTGATCATCGGCCCCGAGGCGCAGGGACTCTTCACCCTCTTCGATATCCTCTTCTTCATGGTGGGAATCCTCATGTTCGGCGTGGGGATCCTCGGTGAATACGTAGGAAGGATCTACCAGGAGGTGCGGGAACGGCCCCGCTTCGTGATCCGGAAGACCTACGGGCTGGAGGAGTAA
- a CDS encoding bifunctional UDP-4-keto-pentose/UDP-xylose synthase produces the protein MKVLILGVNGFIGNSLTRRIMETTGWEVYGMDMAADKLEHSMDNPRFHFVEGDISINKEWIEYHIKKSDVVLPLVAIATPASYVKDPLSVFELDFEENLRIVRQCVKYGKRVIFPSTSEVYGMCTDSEFDPETSRLVLGPIHKERWIYSCSKQLMDRVIWAYGRSGLRFTLIRPFNWIGPKLDRITVGKEGSSRVLTQFLGNILAGEPIKLVDGGKQSRSFTYIDDGIDCLMKIIENKGDVCQKQIFNIGNPANDLTIRDLAVMLREMVMEYPDYRERAEATEIIEVSSGEYYGKGYEDILTRVPSIAKAKELLGWEPKTDLKTALKKTLDYYLVEARDEALL, from the coding sequence ATGAAGGTTTTAATCTTGGGTGTCAACGGTTTCATCGGTAACAGCCTCACCCGCAGGATCATGGAGACCACCGGCTGGGAGGTCTACGGGATGGACATGGCGGCGGACAAGCTGGAGCACTCCATGGATAATCCCCGCTTCCATTTCGTCGAGGGGGACATCTCAATCAACAAGGAGTGGATCGAATACCACATCAAGAAGAGCGACGTGGTCCTTCCCCTGGTCGCCATCGCCACGCCGGCCTCCTACGTGAAGGATCCCCTCTCCGTTTTCGAACTCGATTTCGAGGAGAACCTCCGGATCGTCCGGCAGTGCGTAAAGTACGGCAAACGGGTGATCTTCCCCTCCACCTCCGAGGTCTACGGGATGTGTACCGATTCCGAATTCGACCCGGAGACGAGCCGGCTGGTCCTGGGGCCGATCCACAAGGAACGGTGGATCTACAGCTGCAGCAAGCAGCTAATGGACCGGGTCATCTGGGCCTACGGCAGGTCGGGCCTGCGGTTCACCCTGATTCGTCCCTTCAACTGGATCGGTCCTAAGCTCGACCGGATCACCGTCGGCAAGGAAGGGAGTTCCCGGGTCCTGACCCAGTTCCTGGGCAACATCCTCGCGGGGGAACCGATCAAGCTCGTCGACGGCGGGAAGCAGAGCCGCTCCTTCACCTATATCGACGACGGGATCGACTGCCTCATGAAGATCATCGAGAACAAAGGCGATGTCTGCCAGAAGCAGATCTTCAATATCGGCAACCCCGCCAACGACCTGACCATCCGGGACCTCGCCGTCATGCTCCGGGAGATGGTGATGGAGTATCCCGACTACCGGGAGCGCGCCGAGGCGACGGAGATCATCGAGGTCAGCTCCGGTGAATACTACGGGAAAGGGTACGAAGATATCCTCACACGGGTCCCTTCCATCGCAAAGGCGAAGGAACTCCTCGGGTGGGAGCCTAAAACCGACCTGAAAACCGCCCTCAAAAAGACCCTCGACTACTACCTGGTCGAGGCGAGGGACGAGGCCCTCCTCTAA